From a single Parambassis ranga chromosome 2, fParRan2.1, whole genome shotgun sequence genomic region:
- the mrpl3 gene encoding large ribosomal subunit protein uL3m, translating into MAVWGCRFLLQRGTRLISPRGAAESPTQFAGCIRTVKTTTWFEEHLTEDNQQYMRKIMAEEYRQQTAEKLNPLKDEPWPRQDWTEGSRRVGLVAVKLGMAPIWTKEGERHVVTMLQVQDCHVLKYLSKEEHNGRSAALIVGGKNVSPFCRSESKLEMCRNAGVPPKQKVTTFAVSDNAIIKPGTPLYAAHFRPGQYVDVTAKSIGKGFQGVMKRWGFGGQPASHGQTKTHRRPGASGPGGDPAKVWKGKKMPGRLGNIYITAFGLKVWRVNTKYNVLYVNGSVPGHRNCVLKVRDTVLPNRNSTLLNPPFPTYFSEEESDLDEDLFDENLCTHTDQSLTLT; encoded by the exons ATGGCAGTGTGGGGCTGTCGGTTTCTTCTTCAGCGCGGAACCCGACTCATTTCTCCTCGAGGAGCAGCTGAAAG tcCCACCCAGTTTGCAGGTTGTATCAGAACTGTAAAAACCACAACATGGTTCGAGGAACACCTCACAGAGGATAACCAGCAGTACATGAGGAAGATAATGGCAGAGGAATACAGACAACAGACGGCTGAAAAACTCAACCCACTCAAAGATGAGCCGTGGCCTCGACAAGACTGGACAGAAG GGAGCCGAAGAGTAGGATTAGTTGCTGTCAAGTTGGGGATGGCTCCTATTTGGACGAAAGAAGGAGAACGACATGTAGTCACCATGTTACAG GTCCAGGACTGCCATGTATTAAAGTACTTGTCCAAAGAGGAACACAATGGACGATCTGCTGCTCTCATTGTTGGGGGGAAAAACGTTTCACCATTCTGT AGGTCTGAGTCAAAGCTGGAGATGTGCAGGAATGCAGGAGTGCCTCCAAAGCAGAAGGTCACAACCTTTGCAGTCAGTGACAATGCCATCATCAAGCCAG GCACTCCTCTGTATGCAGCACATTTCCGTCCAGGCCAGTATGTGGACGTCACAGCCAAATC caTCGGTAAAGGTTTTCAAGGTGTGATGAAGCGTTGGGGCTTCGGTGGGCAGCCGGCCTCCCATGGCCAAACCAAAACCCATCGTAGACCAGGAGCTTCTGGACCAGGAGGG GATCCTGCCAAAGTCTGGAAGGGAAAGAAGATGCCCGGCAGACTGGGCAACATCTACATCACAGCTTTCGGGCTAAAG GTATGGAGGGTCAATACCAAGTATAACGTGCTGTATGTCAACGGCTCTGTTCCCGGGCACAGAAACTGCGTACTGAAg GTAAGAGACACTGTACTGCCAAACAGGAACTCCACCCTGCTCAACCCTCCATTTCCCACCTACTTTTCTGAAGAGGAAAGCGACCTGGACGAAGATCTGTTTGATGAGaacttgtgcacacacacagaccaatcGCTAACTCTCACCTGA
- the LOC114431955 gene encoding chondroitin sulfate proteoglycan 5-like isoform X3: MARGDSRLWTWQVLLTISMVIIPLSAHGRHSLARHHHHHNQSSVSKEALNARMVLSDDSAERDHLIGAGLGLGAKLPLSSSRHHHSHKRVHLDFVEEDPPVAEELTAGGAGPDQPGNPLTDDVITVEFHSPAPDIVPSDVSLDWAKAPKPQKQKAGDPTAWTLSDFYDYLSPDDDLSASDTTPEPEPTPSPPADMEDENPLLAGSPAVPDNVKPNVDSGPSLPATPMPGPDKGDTLDLGGAMGPGGCRLGFVLSGPGVCVSQCDVEPNFCFNGGVCTVVAGMGAFCRCNMQDYIWNKGTRCDWAVTEFQVLCVVVGVASFVLLLLLMIIVFFAKRLHRLKNENRRLRKRSKYRPQSTEPQTDGLSLSTTADGSQPNRPSTASYTWEYKPRNPYNHFQDEPQKQDDQVKSPQCKEEGSMNILNSHSPKHENNRPASAVHDDGHTPNNTEENAEVNMLQNNLV; the protein is encoded by the exons ATGGCGCGCGGTGACAGCCGTCTGTGGACCTggcaggtgctgctgaccatCTCAATGGTCATCATCCCGCTGTCTGCTCACG GGAGGCATTCATTGGCCAGgcaccatcatcaccacaacCAGTCATCAGTCAGCAAGGAGGCCTTAAACGCCAGGATGGTGCTCAGTGATGACTCGGCTGAGAGAGATCACCTGATTGGAGCGGGGCTTGGGCTTGGCGCCAAActtcctctcagctcctccaggcATCATCATTCTCATAAACGTGTCCACCTGGATTTTGTGGAGGAGGACCCACCTGTGGCAGAGGAGCTAACTGCTGGAGGGGCGGGTCCAGACCAGCCGGGGAACCCCTTAACAGATGACGTCATAACCGTAGAGTTTCACAGCCCTGCGCCAGATATCGTGCCCTCTGATGTTTCTCTGGATTGGGCAAAAGCTCCTAAACCCCAGAAGCAGAAAGCAGGAGACCCTACTGCATGGACGCTATCCGACTTTTATGACTACCTTTCCCCTGATGATGACCTCTCGGCATCAGATACAACCCCAGAACCTGAGCCCACCCCTTCACCTCCAGCAGACATGGAGGACGAGAACCCGCTCCTGGCTGGTTCTCCTGCTGTTCCTGACAACGTGAAGCCTAACGTGGACAGTGGGCCGTCCCTACCAGCTACTCCTATGCCAGGGCCAGACAAGGGAGATACTTTAGACTTAGGTGGTGCCATGGGGCCAGGAGGCTGCAGGCTGGGCTTTGTGCTGTCTGGACcgggcgtgtgtgtgtctcagtgtgacGTTGAACCCAATTTCTGCTTCAATGGAGGGGTGTGCACTGTTGTTGCAGGAATGGGAGCATTCTGCAG GTGCAACATGCAGGACTATATCTGGAACAAAGGCACACGCTGCGATTGGGCCGTCACAGAGTTCCAGGtgctgtgtgtggtggtgggtgTGGCCTCGTtcgtgctcctcctgcttctcatGATCATTGTGTTCTTTGCCAAGAGGCTGCACCGCCTCAAGAACGAGAACAGGCGCCTTCGCAaacgcag TAAGTATCGCCCACAGAGCACTGAGCCACAGACGGATGGTCTCTCGCTTTCCACAACAGCTGACGGCTCACAGCCAAAC AGGCCATCAACTGCCAGCTATACCTGGGAATATAAACCCAGAAATCCTTATAACCACTTCCAG GATGAGCCTCAGAAGCAGGACGACCAAGTTAAGTCTCCGCAGTGCAAGGAAGAGGGGTCCATGAACATCCTCAACTCTCATTCCCCCAAGCATGAGAATAACCGGCCGGCCTCTGCCGTCCACGACGACGGCCACACCCCTAACAACACAGAGGAAAATGCTGAGGTAAACATGCTCCAGAACAACCTGGTATAA
- the LOC114431955 gene encoding chondroitin sulfate proteoglycan 5-like isoform X2 — protein sequence MARGDSRLWTWQVLLTISMVIIPLSAHGRHSLARHHHHHNQSSVSKEALNARMVLSDDSAERDHLIGAGLGLGAKLPLSSSRHHHSHKRVHLDFVEEDPPVAEELTAGGAGPDQPGNPLTDDVITVEFHSPAPDIVPSDVSLDWAKAPKPQKQKAGDPTAWTLSDFYDYLSPDDDLSASDTTPEPEPTPSPPADMEDENPLLAGSPAVPDNVKPNVDSGPSLPATPMPGPDKGDTLDLGGAMGPGGCRLGFVLSGPGVCVSQCDVEPNFCFNGGVCTVVAGMGAFCRCNMQDYIWNKGTRCDWAVTEFQVLCVVVGVASFVLLLLLMIIVFFAKRLHRLKNENRRLRKRSKYRPQSTEPQTDGLSLSTTADGSQPNVRKLCDTPPPAPQAHTHNMAYYDNIICQDEPQKQDDQVKSPQCKEEGSMNILNSHSPKHENNRPASAVHDDGHTPNNTEENAEVNMLQNNLV from the exons ATGGCGCGCGGTGACAGCCGTCTGTGGACCTggcaggtgctgctgaccatCTCAATGGTCATCATCCCGCTGTCTGCTCACG GGAGGCATTCATTGGCCAGgcaccatcatcaccacaacCAGTCATCAGTCAGCAAGGAGGCCTTAAACGCCAGGATGGTGCTCAGTGATGACTCGGCTGAGAGAGATCACCTGATTGGAGCGGGGCTTGGGCTTGGCGCCAAActtcctctcagctcctccaggcATCATCATTCTCATAAACGTGTCCACCTGGATTTTGTGGAGGAGGACCCACCTGTGGCAGAGGAGCTAACTGCTGGAGGGGCGGGTCCAGACCAGCCGGGGAACCCCTTAACAGATGACGTCATAACCGTAGAGTTTCACAGCCCTGCGCCAGATATCGTGCCCTCTGATGTTTCTCTGGATTGGGCAAAAGCTCCTAAACCCCAGAAGCAGAAAGCAGGAGACCCTACTGCATGGACGCTATCCGACTTTTATGACTACCTTTCCCCTGATGATGACCTCTCGGCATCAGATACAACCCCAGAACCTGAGCCCACCCCTTCACCTCCAGCAGACATGGAGGACGAGAACCCGCTCCTGGCTGGTTCTCCTGCTGTTCCTGACAACGTGAAGCCTAACGTGGACAGTGGGCCGTCCCTACCAGCTACTCCTATGCCAGGGCCAGACAAGGGAGATACTTTAGACTTAGGTGGTGCCATGGGGCCAGGAGGCTGCAGGCTGGGCTTTGTGCTGTCTGGACcgggcgtgtgtgtgtctcagtgtgacGTTGAACCCAATTTCTGCTTCAATGGAGGGGTGTGCACTGTTGTTGCAGGAATGGGAGCATTCTGCAG GTGCAACATGCAGGACTATATCTGGAACAAAGGCACACGCTGCGATTGGGCCGTCACAGAGTTCCAGGtgctgtgtgtggtggtgggtgTGGCCTCGTtcgtgctcctcctgcttctcatGATCATTGTGTTCTTTGCCAAGAGGCTGCACCGCCTCAAGAACGAGAACAGGCGCCTTCGCAaacgcag TAAGTATCGCCCACAGAGCACTGAGCCACAGACGGATGGTCTCTCGCTTTCCACAACAGCTGACGGCTCACAGCCAAACGTAAGGAAACTGTGTGACACCCCTCCGCCTGCTCCCCAAGCTCATACTCACAACATGGCGTACTATGACAACATTATCTGTCAG GATGAGCCTCAGAAGCAGGACGACCAAGTTAAGTCTCCGCAGTGCAAGGAAGAGGGGTCCATGAACATCCTCAACTCTCATTCCCCCAAGCATGAGAATAACCGGCCGGCCTCTGCCGTCCACGACGACGGCCACACCCCTAACAACACAGAGGAAAATGCTGAGGTAAACATGCTCCAGAACAACCTGGTATAA
- the LOC114431955 gene encoding chondroitin sulfate proteoglycan 5-like isoform X1: MARGDSRLWTWQVLLTISMVIIPLSAHGRHSLARHHHHHNQSSVSKEALNARMVLSDDSAERDHLIGAGLGLGAKLPLSSSRHHHSHKRVHLDFVEEDPPVAEELTAGGAGPDQPGNPLTDDVITVEFHSPAPDIVPSDVSLDWAKAPKPQKQKAGDPTAWTLSDFYDYLSPDDDLSASDTTPEPEPTPSPPADMEDENPLLAGSPAVPDNVKPNVDSGPSLPATPMPGPDKGDTLDLGGAMGPGGCRLGFVLSGPGVCVSQCDVEPNFCFNGGVCTVVAGMGAFCRCNMQDYIWNKGTRCDWAVTEFQVLCVVVGVASFVLLLLLMIIVFFAKRLHRLKNENRRLRKRSKYRPQSTEPQTDGLSLSTTADGSQPNVRKLCDTPPPAPQAHTHNMAYYDNIICQRPSTASYTWEYKPRNPYNHFQDEPQKQDDQVKSPQCKEEGSMNILNSHSPKHENNRPASAVHDDGHTPNNTEENAEVNMLQNNLV, from the exons ATGGCGCGCGGTGACAGCCGTCTGTGGACCTggcaggtgctgctgaccatCTCAATGGTCATCATCCCGCTGTCTGCTCACG GGAGGCATTCATTGGCCAGgcaccatcatcaccacaacCAGTCATCAGTCAGCAAGGAGGCCTTAAACGCCAGGATGGTGCTCAGTGATGACTCGGCTGAGAGAGATCACCTGATTGGAGCGGGGCTTGGGCTTGGCGCCAAActtcctctcagctcctccaggcATCATCATTCTCATAAACGTGTCCACCTGGATTTTGTGGAGGAGGACCCACCTGTGGCAGAGGAGCTAACTGCTGGAGGGGCGGGTCCAGACCAGCCGGGGAACCCCTTAACAGATGACGTCATAACCGTAGAGTTTCACAGCCCTGCGCCAGATATCGTGCCCTCTGATGTTTCTCTGGATTGGGCAAAAGCTCCTAAACCCCAGAAGCAGAAAGCAGGAGACCCTACTGCATGGACGCTATCCGACTTTTATGACTACCTTTCCCCTGATGATGACCTCTCGGCATCAGATACAACCCCAGAACCTGAGCCCACCCCTTCACCTCCAGCAGACATGGAGGACGAGAACCCGCTCCTGGCTGGTTCTCCTGCTGTTCCTGACAACGTGAAGCCTAACGTGGACAGTGGGCCGTCCCTACCAGCTACTCCTATGCCAGGGCCAGACAAGGGAGATACTTTAGACTTAGGTGGTGCCATGGGGCCAGGAGGCTGCAGGCTGGGCTTTGTGCTGTCTGGACcgggcgtgtgtgtgtctcagtgtgacGTTGAACCCAATTTCTGCTTCAATGGAGGGGTGTGCACTGTTGTTGCAGGAATGGGAGCATTCTGCAG GTGCAACATGCAGGACTATATCTGGAACAAAGGCACACGCTGCGATTGGGCCGTCACAGAGTTCCAGGtgctgtgtgtggtggtgggtgTGGCCTCGTtcgtgctcctcctgcttctcatGATCATTGTGTTCTTTGCCAAGAGGCTGCACCGCCTCAAGAACGAGAACAGGCGCCTTCGCAaacgcag TAAGTATCGCCCACAGAGCACTGAGCCACAGACGGATGGTCTCTCGCTTTCCACAACAGCTGACGGCTCACAGCCAAACGTAAGGAAACTGTGTGACACCCCTCCGCCTGCTCCCCAAGCTCATACTCACAACATGGCGTACTATGACAACATTATCTGTCAG AGGCCATCAACTGCCAGCTATACCTGGGAATATAAACCCAGAAATCCTTATAACCACTTCCAG GATGAGCCTCAGAAGCAGGACGACCAAGTTAAGTCTCCGCAGTGCAAGGAAGAGGGGTCCATGAACATCCTCAACTCTCATTCCCCCAAGCATGAGAATAACCGGCCGGCCTCTGCCGTCCACGACGACGGCCACACCCCTAACAACACAGAGGAAAATGCTGAGGTAAACATGCTCCAGAACAACCTGGTATAA